ATATGGCCACGTTCACCCTAAGGTACTCCAGGGTCTGCTGGGGCATGAGAAGTTTGAGAGTACTGAGGTCTATACGAAAATATTTGCGCTCGACGTGGCTGCCAGTCAGCAGCTGCGCTTCACCCTCGATACACAGGATGCGCTGCAGCTACTGCGTATAAAATAGATAACCAAGTTGAGTTCCCATGAAAAAAACCAAATACAGATTTGAGAGTGATGACGATCCCTTTGTATCTAAAGATGTTTTGACTCTGATCGACAACGGACTTGTGTTTCTGGATAAGGCGCGTGAAGAATTGCAGGACTCCATGCCCAAATTTTCGATTGTCAGTTTCTGGACAGCGGTCGAGATCCTGCTGAAGGTACCTTTGTTACATGAGCACTGGAGTCTGGTGTGCTCCGGCAGGAAAATAGAGCGAGCAAGGTACCTTGCAGGTGATTTCCAGTCGGTGACATACGATGAAACATGTCAGCGATTAGCTGATGTTCTGGAACACCCTCTTCCTAAAGAAACCATCGACGTATTCAAAAAAGTCAAAGACCATCGCAACCGGGTGGTTCATTTTTATCATTCCGATTTCACAGACGAGCAATCAAAGAAAATTCTTCATGAACAGGCCGATGCCTGGTTTGCGCTAAATCGTTTTATGCGTGATCAGTGGTTTTCGATTTTTGGAGAGCCTCTGAACTCTAAGCTCGCATTAGACGAAGATGGAATGCTCCGGAGCTCGTTTTTTTATGCTGATGCTAAATTTCGTTATCTCAAGCCGGAACTTGATGGACTCGAAAAACAGGGATGTTCAGTCTCAGTTTGCCGCTCCTGTAGTAAAAAAGCTGCGGTTGATATGTGTATACATGAGGAAAGCGGAAATACCCTGCATGAATCTGACTGTCTGGTCTGCGGTACCAGGTCAGATCAGTATCTCGAAGTTACCTGCCCTGACTGCGGGATAAAGCAGAATTTATACGCTACCGGTGAAACAGAATTCACCTGCGTACAATGTAACCACTCTTCATCACGATACGATTTGCTTGATGAATGGGAGGGTAAACCAGAAGATTTTAGTCATTCTGGTCTTCCTGCAAGTTGTTCTGATTGTGACGGCTATGAGACGGTATGTGAGTACGGTGGTGGATACCTGTGCACCACCTGTCTCGTATTACATGACTCACTGGAAACCTGCGGATACTGTGGCGGGCATTCAACCTCAGTTCCTGAAATGAGCGGTCTTATAGGGTGTAACTTCTGTGATGGTAACGTGCGGTTGCTGGAGGAATAAGTATATAAATGAATTACATTTGAAATTCCTTTGAATTACAAATGTATGTCTTATGTAGTTATTATCTGGTACCTCTTAGAAACACAATAACAAATACAAATGAATTTCAAATGTATTACATTGAGGGTGTTCGATGTCAACGTGGACAGATATCTCTATCGGTAACTTCACTCTGTACGATACGCAGAATGACTATCATCAATGGTATTTTCAGAAGGCCGATCGTGTCAGGGAGATTGTCAAAGACGAGGACGGGAGCTGGTCAGAAGGAACGTTTATCGGCTATCGGACGACCGTGGCACAGATGCGCCGACGGTTACAGCTGAACGGATATGACCGGGCCGCTCTCGAACGGGATTTTTCGACTGCCATTGAGTCCTGGAAAACGGATTCTATTGCGGAGCTGGCCAAACTTGAAAGCGAAGAACATCCCCACGGAGAAAATTATCTTCAGTACAGAATCACCTGGCTGAAGCACGTCATCCCGGTTCTTGAAAATGCAACGCTGGATGACTGGCTTGACCGGTTAAATAAGGCGGCATGTTGGCCGAGTAACGAGAGAGATTTTGCCCAACTTTTGACGTGGATTGAAACCGGTGATCCTGTGCTTTCCCTGATGGTCAGCTCGGTTGACGGTGATTGCTCCTGGGTTCGTGATTCGAACTTTAATTTCCCGTGTACACAACGAGATTTTTACTCTTTAGCGATTCTGCTAATCACTGAGGATGGCGCTGTATGCGAACTGGACCTGAAATGGCTCATATCTGCCGAATTGACTGATGATTTTGACGATCTGGAAGAAAAACATGCGGGAGCCACTCAACCGCTTAGACATGCCAGACAGAGCCTCTCTGAGTTGAGTGCACTGGTAGGCACTGTTGCAAAGTTAGCGATGAGGCAGCCTTTTGTCTTATTCAAAGGCCTTACATTTCAAAAACTCTGCTTACCAGGCGCATTTCGCCCAGGGGATCACCATAATAAAATGCTGAGGCCTGGCCTTTGCGTAGTGCACGCATCACCTCAATACCTTTGATGGTGGCGTAAGCCGTCTTCATGGATTTAAATCCCAGCGTGGCGCCGATTATCCGTTTCAGTTTGCCATGATCGCATTCAATCACGTTGTTCCGGTACTTAATCTGTCGGTGTTCAACGTCAGACGGGCACCGGCCTTCGCGTTTGAGCAGAGCAAGCGCGCGACCATAGGCGGGCGCTTTATCCGTGTTGATGAATCGCGGGATCTGCCACTTCTTCACGTTGTTGAGGATTTTACCCAGAAACCGGTATGCAGCTTTGCTGTTACGACGGGAGGAGAGATAAAAATCGACAGTGCGGCCCCGGCTGTCGACGGCCCGGTACAGATACGCCCAGCGGCCATTGACCTTCACGTAGGTTTCATCCATGTGCCACGGGCAAAGATCGGAAGGGTTACGCCAGTACCAGCGCAGCCGTTTTTCCATTTCAGGCGCATAACGCTGAACCCAGCGGTAAATCGTGGAGTGATCGACATTCACTCCGCGTTCAGCCAGCATCTCCTGCAGCTCACGGTAACTGATGCCGTATTTGCAGTACCAGCGTACGGCCCACAGAATGATGTCACGCTGAAAATGCCGGCCTTTGAATGGGTTCATGTGCAGCTCCATCAGCAAAAGGGGATGATAAGTTTATCACCACCGACTATTTGCAACAGTGCCGGATATGCAAGAGTATCAACCAGCCATCAGAAACTGACGAGCCAGATTACTGAACTCAAAACAGCGGGAGTGAGGGATGATCGTGTATTTACTGACATGATGTCAGGAGCAACTGATGAGCGTGCAGGGCTACAGAGACTCCTTGCCAGAGCGGAGAAAGATGACATCATCCTCTGTACTAAAATGGATCGTCTAGGACGTAATACCGCTGATATGATTCGTATTGTGGATACTTGCTATAAAAAAGGCATCGCTATCCTATTTCTAGAGAATGGTCTTAGTACTGAAGGCACAATGGGAAAAATGGTTATCCAGATACTAGCAGCTGTTGCCGAGGCGGAACGAGAAAGGATCTTGGAGCGAACTAACGATGGGCGGAAGACCGCTATGATTAAGGGGGTCAAATTCGGAAGAAAGCCTCACAAGAAGGCTGAATTAGCTAATGAATTGATTAATAAGGACGTACAAGTTAAGGAAGTAATGGAAAAAACGGGTATATCAAGGGCGACCTATTTTAGGCTGAAAAGAAAAACAGCTATTAACTCTAACGAAGGATGAATTCAAAGTGAGTCAATACTTAAAGCTTGGAGATGACCAGTCTCCGGTTCAGTTGGATCCACACAGCGAAGTTGGTGCATTTAAAGTTGTTGGACACTGCTCATGGGCAAAACCAGGAGATAAAATCACTCCTGATTTTTTGCGTTTAAGAATAGAACCTTGGTTAACTGCTCTTTTTCAGTCTGAACACCTAAATATACTTATTGGCGCGGGACTTAGTTCAGCAATCCAAGAGTCAGCGACAGGCACGAAACCTCAAGGCATGGGATGGATTAATGATCTCAAAGTTTGCAAGGCTGAAATAGATAGTTATGTAGCTAAAACAGCTGAAGCCTCAGGAAGAGGAAGAGGTAATATTGAAGACCAAATCCGTTCAATTAATGAGTTAATTAAAGGATTAGAGATTTTAACTGCGCAAAATCTCCCACTTCCAGAACCGCCTCCTGGTGCTCTCCCATATCGAAATTTAAAAAGTGAGTTAGTTGAGTTAAATAATGAGCTAACAAGATGTTTGAAATTATTCTCAGATTCAGTTAGTAATGGGGAAAAGTTAATTCGCGATGCAAAAAACGATTTAAAAACACAAACGTTTAATTATTTAGTAAGTTTTTTGATGAGTTTTTCAAGTCGAACAGCGACAAGGGATC
The sequence above is drawn from the Kosakonia radicincitans DSM 16656 genome and encodes:
- a CDS encoding HEPN/Toprim-associated domain-containing protein yields the protein MSTWTDISIGNFTLYDTQNDYHQWYFQKADRVREIVKDEDGSWSEGTFIGYRTTVAQMRRRLQLNGYDRAALERDFSTAIESWKTDSIAELAKLESEEHPHGENYLQYRITWLKHVIPVLENATLDDWLDRLNKAACWPSNERDFAQLLTWIETGDPVLSLMVSSVDGDCSWVRDSNFNFPCTQRDFYSLAILLITEDGAVCELDLKWLISAELTDDFDDLEEKHAGATQPLRHARQSLSELSALVGTVAKLAMRQPFVLFKGLTFQKLCLPGAFRPGDHHNKMLRPGLCVVHASPQYL
- a CDS encoding IS6-like element IS26 family transposase, with amino-acid sequence MNPFKGRHFQRDIILWAVRWYCKYGISYRELQEMLAERGVNVDHSTIYRWVQRYAPEMEKRLRWYWRNPSDLCPWHMDETYVKVNGRWAYLYRAVDSRGRTVDFYLSSRRNSKAAYRFLGKILNNVKKWQIPRFINTDKAPAYGRALALLKREGRCPSDVEHRQIKYRNNVIECDHGKLKRIIGATLGFKSMKTAYATIKGIEVMRALRKGQASAFYYGDPLGEMRLVSRVFEM
- a CDS encoding recombinase family protein, with the translated sequence MISLSPPTICNSAGYARVSTSHQKLTSQITELKTAGVRDDRVFTDMMSGATDERAGLQRLLARAEKDDIILCTKMDRLGRNTADMIRIVDTCYKKGIAILFLENGLSTEGTMGKMVIQILAAVAEAERERILERTNDGRKTAMIKGVKFGRKPHKKAELANELINKDVQVKEVMEKTGISRATYFRLKRKTAINSNEG